A window from Hymenobacter volaticus encodes these proteins:
- a CDS encoding TVP38/TMEM64 family protein, with protein sequence MPSTSTRNTTHTPLYITLALLATLVGAYFLWPAFQEAAKEAFTVLKSGEQKSIAAWMQQFGYWGPVVLVLLMVVQMFLFVVNVVALILVAILAYGPWWGSLLALGGCVVASTVGYGLGRALGESFVSRLLGEKTEKKVIDVVHRYGVWAVIIARLSPALSDDAISFVGGVARMGYLKFIAATVVGVVPLIALLAYLGEDSKRLKTGLLWVSGISLLLFGAYVWWDRRRQKST encoded by the coding sequence ATGCCCAGCACTTCCACCCGAAATACCACCCATACTCCACTTTATATTACGCTGGCGTTACTAGCGACCCTAGTGGGCGCCTATTTCTTGTGGCCCGCGTTCCAAGAAGCCGCCAAAGAAGCTTTCACAGTGCTCAAGAGCGGCGAGCAAAAAAGCATTGCCGCGTGGATGCAGCAATTCGGGTACTGGGGCCCGGTGGTGTTGGTGCTACTGATGGTGGTGCAAATGTTTTTGTTTGTAGTGAATGTGGTGGCGCTGATATTGGTGGCGATTCTGGCTTATGGGCCGTGGTGGGGCTCTTTGCTGGCACTGGGCGGTTGCGTCGTGGCTTCTACAGTCGGCTACGGACTAGGCCGGGCCTTAGGCGAGTCATTCGTAAGCCGACTGCTAGGCGAAAAAACCGAGAAGAAAGTTATTGACGTGGTGCACCGCTATGGTGTGTGGGCCGTCATCATTGCCCGCCTCTCTCCCGCCCTCTCCGACGACGCCATCAGCTTCGTAGGTGGGGTGGCCCGCATGGGCTACCTAAAATTTATTGCTGCCACGGTAGTAGGCGTAGTGCCCCTGATTGCGCTGCTAGCTTACCTCGGCGAAGACAGCAAACGCCTGAAAACCGGCCTTCTATGGGTGTCCGGCATCAGTCTGCTCTTGTTCGGGGCGTACGTGTGGTGGGACCGACGGCGGCAAAAATCCACGTAA
- a CDS encoding DUF421 domain-containing protein, with product MDTTFFTDLLGLQADADSITALQVAARAVLVFCAALAMLRLAGPRTFGRGTAFDLVLKITLGSLLSRAVMAASPLGSTLLACAIFVGLHRLLAMVAYRYNWFGWLIKGKATMLAENGEILRDHMRQSEITEKELLEGLRETASMTSVDQVESMHLESSGKISVVKKSSD from the coding sequence ATGGATACCACCTTTTTTACAGATTTATTGGGCTTGCAGGCCGATGCCGACAGCATCACGGCATTGCAGGTTGCCGCCCGAGCCGTACTTGTTTTTTGCGCCGCGCTGGCAATGCTGCGGTTGGCTGGCCCCCGCACTTTCGGCCGTGGTACGGCCTTCGATTTAGTGTTGAAAATCACGCTCGGCTCATTGCTTAGCCGGGCCGTGATGGCGGCATCGCCTTTGGGGTCGACGCTGCTAGCCTGCGCCATTTTTGTAGGCTTGCACCGCCTGCTAGCCATGGTTGCATACCGATACAACTGGTTTGGCTGGCTTATCAAAGGTAAAGCCACTATGCTGGCTGAGAACGGGGAAATATTGCGCGACCATATGCGCCAGAGCGAAATAACCGAGAAGGAACTGCTAGAAGGGCTGCGCGAAACGGCTAGTATGACGTCGGTGGACCAGGTGGAATCGATGCATTTAGAGAGCAGCGGCAAAATTAGCGTGGTGAAAAAATCATCGGACTAA